In Flavobacterium sp. 83, the genomic window TACATTTGGTTATGACGAGTCCATGAGAAGATACCTTTCCGCAACTGGTCGTCAGGATGTTGTAGATGCTGCGGATAAAGTAGCGTCATACTTAACTGCTGACCCGGAAGTGTATGCGAACCCAGAAACTTATTTTGACCAAGTTATAGAAATCAATCTTTCTGAATTGGAGCCACATATTAATGGTCCTTTTACTCCAGATAGAGGTACTCCAGTTTCTAAAATGAAAGAAGAAGCTGCTGCTAACGGATGGCCAATTAAAGTAGAATGGGGATTAATCGGTTCTTGTACGAACTCTTCTTACGAAGATATGGCGCGTGCTGCTTCTATTGTAAACCAAGCCGTTGAATTAGGAATTAGCCCAAAAGCCGAATTTGGAATCAATCCAGGTTCCGAACAAATTAGATATACAATCGAAAGAGACGGAATCATTGCTACTTTCGAAAAAATGGGAACCAAAGTATTTACTAATGCTTGCGGACCATGTATCGGACAATGGGATAGAGCAGGAGCGGATAAAGGAGAGAAAAATACAATCGTTCACTCTTTCAACCGTAACTTCTCTAAACGTGCGGATGGTAACCCAAACACACACGCTTTTGTAACATCTCCAGAAATGGTTGCTGCATTGGCAATCTCAGGTCGTTTGGATTTTAATCCTATTACTGACACTTTAATTAATGATAACGGTGAAGAAGTAAGATTGACTGCGCCTTTTGGTGATGAATTACCAAAAAAAGGTTTTGCAGTTGAAGATAATGGATTTCAAGCGCCAGCTGAAGATGGATCAGGCGTTCAAATCGTTGTAAGTGAAACCTCAGATCGTTTGCAATTATTAGCACCATTCCAACCTTGGGATGGTAAAAATATTACAGGAGCTAAATTATTGATTAAAGCTTTCGGAAAATGTACTACGGATCACATCTCTATGGCAGGTCCATGGTTGCGTTTCCGTGGTCACTTAGATAATATTTCAAACAATATGTTGATTGGAGCAGTCAATGCTTTCACAGATAAAACCAATTCAGTTAAAAATCAATTGACTGGCACGTATGATGCAGTTCCTGCAGTTGCGCGTGCTTATAAAGCAGCTGGAGTGCCATCTATTGTTGTGGGAGATCACAATTATGGAGAAGGTTCTTCTCGTGAGCATGCTGCTATGGAGCCTCGTTTCTTAGGTGTTCAAGCGGTATTAGTAAAATCATTTGCTCGTATTCACGAAACAAACCTTAAAAAACAAGGTCTTTTAGGATTGACATTTGCTAACGAAGCAGATTACGATAAAATCCAGGAAGATGATACTATTAACTTCACAGATTTAGTTGATTTTGCTCCAGGGAAACCATTAACGATAGAATTCGTTCACGCTGATGGAACCAAAGATGTTATCTTGGCAAACCACACCTACAACGAAGGACAAATTGGTTGGTTTGTAGCAGGTTCAGCATTAAACCTGATTGCTGCTGCCAGTAACGCATAATTAAGAGCTGTTCAGCAACCAATTGACCAGTGGTCGGTTTAAAATATAAAGTGTTTAGTAATTTAGTTTGCAGTAATTAAAAGCTACAACTGATTGCTGAACACTTTTTTTTGGAGCTATTTCCTGCTGACCGCTTCAAGCTTTTTTCTGGAATTGCTTTTTTCCAAGATAAAAAAGGAGCTTCCGTTGGTCGCTCTTTTTCTCTGGAAAAATAGGCAAGTCCATGAAAAAGGCTTTCCGCTTTCATCAGGGCTAGGAATTGGGATGATATTTTTTGCTTAGATTGCACGATTTTTTTTTAATAGTTAAAATTATTTCATTTTAAATAAAATGGAATAATTTGTTCTAAAACACCCTTAAAAATGCTGAAAAATAGGAGTTTTCTTTTTTTAACACGTTAAAATCAAAAAAAATATTGTTTTTTAAATTTTATAACTTAAATTAGCTTTTTATAGATAAATCTTTAAGTGAAGCCTTGTTTTGACAATAAGTCCAAATTATAACTTCAGTATGAATATTTGTTTTTAGCGCAACAATACATTACGATTGTATCGCGTTACTGTTTAAGTTGCTTTCGCAATTCGAACAAAATTCAATTAGATTTTAAAATGATTTTATTCTTGCCCTCTTTTTTTAAAAGAGCTAAGGATTTTTTATAATTTTTTTTTAAACAAAAATAATTGAAAATAAACCTTAGCGAGATTTAATAATTATATCCCGAAATCGCCAAGTAGAATAAAATGGGGTAAGTAATTTGAAATAAATGAATATGAGTTTAAGATTAGTTGTAACATTGTTTTTATTGAATAGTATTGTGCTTTTTTCACAGGAAAGCACTAAGAAACATACCATCGTAAAAGGGGAAACCATTTCGAGTATCGCAGAAAAATATGATGTAAAACAAAGTGAAATCTATAAATTAAATCCAAAAGCCAAGAATCTATTAAAACTAAATTCAGTATTATTAATTCCTACTATTGCTCCTAAGAATACGGATACAAAATCTAAGATTGCAAAAAACTACCAAGAAAAAGAACACGAAGTACTTGCCAAAGAAACACTTTACGGAATCGCAAAACAATATGGAGTTACTGTAAAAGAACTAAACGAAGCCAATCCTTCAATAGAAACTTCAGGATTAAAAATAGGTCAAAAACTTGAAATTCCAGGCAACGCCACTTCATCTGAAATCGCAGTTGTTACTCAAACAAAAAAATCTTCCCCAAAAACAGCAGTACCGATAGAAACTCAGATTACTGAAACTGAAAATCCCATTACCGAAGTTACATCAATTGAAGTACTGCCAAAAGAA contains:
- a CDS encoding aconitate hydratase, which codes for MAFDIEMIEKVYANMTSRVDKARKIVGRPLTLTEKILYNHLWDGTPSQAFVRGVDYVDFAPDRVACQDATAQMALLQFMHAGKKTVAVPTTVHCDHLILAKNGAEFDLAAANTQSKEVFDFLSSVSDKYGIGFWKPGSGIIHQIVLENYAFPGGLMIGTDSHTVNAGGLGMLAIGVGGADAVDVMSGMSWELKFPKLIGVKLTGKLSGWTAPKDVILKVADILTVKGGTGAIVEYFGEGATSMSCTGKGTICNMGAEIGATTSTFGYDESMRRYLSATGRQDVVDAADKVASYLTADPEVYANPETYFDQVIEINLSELEPHINGPFTPDRGTPVSKMKEEAAANGWPIKVEWGLIGSCTNSSYEDMARAASIVNQAVELGISPKAEFGINPGSEQIRYTIERDGIIATFEKMGTKVFTNACGPCIGQWDRAGADKGEKNTIVHSFNRNFSKRADGNPNTHAFVTSPEMVAALAISGRLDFNPITDTLINDNGEEVRLTAPFGDELPKKGFAVEDNGFQAPAEDGSGVQIVVSETSDRLQLLAPFQPWDGKNITGAKLLIKAFGKCTTDHISMAGPWLRFRGHLDNISNNMLIGAVNAFTDKTNSVKNQLTGTYDAVPAVARAYKAAGVPSIVVGDHNYGEGSSREHAAMEPRFLGVQAVLVKSFARIHETNLKKQGLLGLTFANEADYDKIQEDDTINFTDLVDFAPGKPLTIEFVHADGTKDVILANHTYNEGQIGWFVAGSALNLIAAASNA